Proteins encoded within one genomic window of Jiangella mangrovi:
- a CDS encoding 4a-hydroxytetrahydrobiopterin dehydratase encodes MTLLDDDGVRAALEGLPGWSGDTSAIARSVEAPDFSTGIRIVDDVAAAAEAADHHPDIDIRWTKVTFTLVTHSEGGVTGKDVDLAGTISEIAARHGARG; translated from the coding sequence ATGACTCTGCTCGACGACGACGGCGTCCGGGCGGCCCTCGAGGGGCTGCCCGGATGGTCCGGCGACACGTCCGCCATCGCCCGCTCCGTCGAGGCGCCGGACTTCTCCACGGGAATCCGGATCGTCGACGACGTCGCGGCGGCGGCAGAGGCGGCCGACCACCACCCCGACATCGACATCCGCTGGACGAAGGTGACGTTCACGCTGGTCACCCACTCCGAGGGCGGAGTGACCGGCAAGGACGTCGACCTCGCCGGCACCATCAGCGAGATCGCCGCCCGGCACGGCGCGCGGGGCTGA
- a CDS encoding fumarate reductase/succinate dehydrogenase flavoprotein subunit: MAEIERHSFDVLVVGAGGAGLRAAIAAHDAGAKVGIVCKSLLGKAHTVMAEGGIAAAMANVWKEDNWQVHFRDTMRGGKMLNHWRMAQLHAQEAPDRVRELEEWGALFDRTPDGLISQRDFGGHRYARLAHVGDRTGLELIRTLQQRAVALGIEVFMECTITKLVTTGGRIAGAFGYWRESGRFVAFDAPSVVLATGGIGKSYKVTSNSWEYTGDGHALALEAGASLVNMEFVQFHPTGMVWPPSVKGILVTESVRGDGGVLRNSEGRRFMFDYIPEFFKAETADSEEEADRWYEDKTNNRRPPELLPRDEVARAINSEVKAGRGSPHGGVFLDIASRRTPEYIRRRLPSMYHQFKELADVDITAEPMEVGPTCHYVMGGVAVDPDTGESAVQGLYAAGEVAGGMHGANRLGGNSLSDLLVFGRRTGLNAAYAAARLKQRPEISDDEISAASEHALAPFGIEGGENPYTVQHDLQEVMHNLVGIIRTADEMEQAITDLASLRERITRLSVEGHRQYNPGWHLALDLHNMLRVSECIARAALERTESRGGHTRDDFPATDDSWGKVNLHCRVDGDGVGITREPLPQMPDDLRELFN, translated from the coding sequence ATGGCTGAAATCGAACGCCACAGCTTCGACGTCCTCGTGGTCGGCGCCGGCGGCGCCGGACTGCGCGCCGCCATCGCGGCCCACGACGCGGGGGCGAAGGTCGGCATCGTCTGCAAGTCGCTGCTGGGCAAGGCCCACACCGTCATGGCCGAGGGCGGCATCGCCGCCGCCATGGCGAACGTGTGGAAAGAGGACAACTGGCAGGTGCACTTCCGCGACACCATGCGCGGCGGGAAGATGCTCAACCACTGGCGCATGGCCCAGCTGCACGCGCAGGAGGCGCCCGACCGCGTCCGCGAGCTCGAGGAGTGGGGCGCGCTGTTCGACCGCACGCCCGACGGCCTGATCTCGCAGCGCGACTTCGGCGGCCACCGCTACGCCCGGCTGGCCCACGTCGGCGACCGCACCGGTCTCGAGCTGATCCGCACGCTGCAGCAGCGCGCCGTGGCCCTCGGCATCGAGGTGTTCATGGAGTGCACCATCACGAAGCTGGTGACGACCGGCGGCCGCATCGCCGGCGCGTTCGGCTACTGGCGCGAGTCCGGCCGGTTCGTCGCCTTCGACGCGCCGTCGGTCGTGCTCGCCACCGGCGGCATCGGCAAGTCGTACAAGGTGACGTCGAACTCGTGGGAGTACACCGGCGACGGCCACGCGCTGGCGCTGGAGGCCGGCGCGAGCCTGGTGAACATGGAGTTCGTGCAGTTCCACCCGACGGGCATGGTCTGGCCGCCGTCGGTGAAGGGGATCCTGGTCACCGAGTCGGTCCGCGGCGACGGCGGCGTCCTGCGCAACAGCGAGGGCCGCCGGTTCATGTTCGACTACATCCCCGAGTTCTTCAAGGCCGAGACGGCGGACTCCGAGGAGGAGGCCGACCGCTGGTACGAGGACAAGACGAACAACCGCCGGCCACCGGAGCTGCTCCCCCGCGACGAGGTCGCGCGCGCCATCAACTCCGAGGTCAAGGCCGGGCGCGGGTCACCGCACGGCGGCGTGTTCCTCGACATCGCGTCGCGCCGCACGCCCGAGTACATCCGCCGCCGGCTGCCGTCGATGTACCACCAGTTCAAGGAGCTGGCCGACGTCGACATCACGGCCGAGCCCATGGAGGTCGGCCCGACCTGCCACTACGTCATGGGCGGCGTCGCCGTCGACCCCGACACCGGCGAGTCCGCGGTCCAGGGCCTGTACGCCGCGGGCGAGGTGGCCGGCGGCATGCACGGCGCCAACCGCCTGGGCGGCAACTCGCTGTCGGACCTGCTGGTCTTCGGCCGGCGGACGGGGCTCAACGCGGCCTACGCGGCGGCCCGGCTGAAGCAGCGCCCGGAGATCAGCGACGACGAGATCAGCGCGGCCTCGGAGCACGCCCTGGCGCCGTTCGGCATCGAGGGCGGCGAGAACCCGTACACGGTCCAGCACGACCTGCAGGAGGTCATGCACAACCTGGTCGGCATCATCCGGACCGCCGACGAGATGGAGCAGGCGATCACGGACCTCGCCTCGCTGCGCGAGCGGATCACCCGGCTCAGCGTCGAGGGGCACCGGCAGTACAACCCGGGCTGGCACCTGGCGCTGGACCTGCACAACATGCTGCGGGTCAGCGAGTGCATCGCCCGTGCGGCGCTGGAGCGCACGGAGAGCCGCGGCGGGCACACGCGCGACGACTTCCCGGCCACCGACGACTCGTGGGGCAAGGTCAACCTGCACTGCCGGGTCGACGGCGACGGCGTCGGCATCACCCGCGAGCCGCTCCCCCAGATGCCCGACGACCTGCGTGAGCTCTTCAACTAG
- a CDS encoding MFS transporter, whose amino-acid sequence MTVAAREGRGLGPAFTRLWGAALGSNLSDGFAATAAPLLAASLTRDPVVISLVGVAQFLPWLLLGVPSGGVVDRFDRRRVAAVACGVRAVVAAVVCVLVATDHMAIAVLIAAVFVFGAFETMADGSVQAMVPSIVGRDGEGGDGVGGDGVGGRLVRANSRIQATEVVAQNFVAAPLAGVLFAVAAALPFVLHSAGYVLAAVLALMLPRSAARPPRGAEEPKEKVTRRSLAEGFRFLAGHPVLRRLWTVSILLALFNALAQAVFVLYVLDLLGVPTAVYGAFAMAAAVGALLGAVVAPRLVRRFGRGPVMVASVLLTGTSYALCGFVPHAAAAGAGMLLVGAGVATWNIVSVTVRQELVPSRLLGRVHGAWRTLGWGLIPVGTFIGGLLGSTDLRLPFIVGGMGIAIAGLVVRRSLLVLPDGD is encoded by the coding sequence GTGACGGTGGCGGCCCGCGAGGGACGCGGGCTCGGCCCGGCGTTCACCCGGCTCTGGGGCGCCGCCCTCGGCAGCAACCTGTCCGACGGGTTCGCGGCGACGGCCGCGCCGTTGCTGGCGGCGAGCCTGACCCGCGACCCCGTCGTCATCTCGCTGGTGGGCGTCGCGCAGTTCCTGCCGTGGCTGCTGCTCGGTGTGCCGTCCGGCGGCGTGGTCGACCGGTTCGACCGGCGCCGGGTCGCCGCCGTCGCCTGCGGGGTCCGGGCCGTGGTCGCCGCCGTCGTGTGCGTGCTCGTCGCCACGGACCACATGGCCATCGCCGTGCTGATCGCCGCGGTGTTCGTGTTCGGCGCGTTCGAGACCATGGCCGACGGATCGGTGCAGGCCATGGTGCCGTCCATCGTGGGCCGCGACGGCGAGGGCGGCGACGGCGTGGGCGGCGACGGCGTGGGCGGCCGGCTGGTCCGGGCCAACAGCCGCATCCAGGCCACCGAGGTCGTGGCGCAGAACTTCGTCGCCGCGCCGCTGGCCGGCGTGCTGTTCGCGGTGGCCGCGGCGCTGCCGTTCGTGCTGCACTCGGCCGGCTACGTGCTGGCCGCGGTGCTGGCGCTCATGCTGCCGCGCAGCGCCGCGCGCCCGCCCCGTGGCGCCGAGGAGCCCAAGGAGAAGGTGACCCGCCGCTCGCTGGCCGAGGGCTTCCGCTTCCTCGCCGGCCACCCGGTGCTGCGCCGGCTGTGGACGGTCAGCATCCTCCTCGCGCTGTTCAACGCGCTCGCGCAGGCGGTGTTCGTCCTCTACGTGCTGGACCTGCTGGGCGTGCCGACGGCCGTCTACGGCGCGTTCGCCATGGCCGCCGCCGTCGGCGCGCTGCTCGGCGCGGTGGTCGCGCCGCGGCTGGTCCGGCGGTTCGGCCGCGGCCCGGTGATGGTCGCCTCGGTCCTGCTGACCGGGACGTCGTACGCGCTGTGCGGGTTCGTGCCGCACGCGGCCGCCGCCGGCGCCGGGATGCTGCTCGTCGGCGCCGGCGTGGCGACGTGGAACATCGTCAGCGTCACGGTCCGGCAGGAGCTGGTCCCCAGCCGCCTGCTCGGGCGCGTCCACGGCGCCTGGCGCACGCTCGGGTGGGGCCTGATCCCGGTCGGCACGTTCATCGGCGGACTCCTGGGCAGTACCGACCTCCGATTGCCATTCATCGTCGGCGGAATGGGCATCGCCATAGCGGGATTGGTGGTCCGCCGTTCGCTTCTTGTCCTGCCGGACGGCGATTGA
- a CDS encoding ABC transporter family substrate-binding protein, whose product MTTKRRGMAVFAVLTAGALALSACGGGDDDNESGGSDSTESPAESSGDPITVASDAEFTSYNGNSETGNGTWNAFVLNGVQDGFWDYGPQGEIVRNEAFGTYETTSEDPLTVHYTFAEDAVWSDGVAIDCDDLLLEWATQGAGYETAEIGEDGNPIPLFRVPGTTGYDLVAKPTCQPGDKEVDYVYSEPFADWQQVTNTNMLPAHIVAEQAGMTPEDLVTAIQNDDLEALAPVAEFWNTGWDMEPGALLDPAVLPSSGPYVIDSWEAGQSLTLVANENYYGDAPATDTIVVRFIPQDQQVQALANGEVDVIAPQVSVDLVQALEALGDQVTMITGDEMTWEHLDFNQTPGAVMEDPNLRQAFAMCVPRQQIVDNLIAPANPEAVVMNLREFFPWDPEYDQVVGAAYGGEYDEPDIEGAKALIDAAGAAGTQVRILRSDPNPRRADTVAAIKASCDQAGFEIVDTPTPDLGAGITDVTSYEVALFAWAGSGVLTSGASLYRTAEGQNPYGYSNPDVDAAWDELVVTTDEARQVELLTEIETNLWADLFSIPLYAHPGVTAHAPDVTGVQQNSAQTQVSFNMEEWARS is encoded by the coding sequence TTGACCACCAAGCGCAGGGGTATGGCGGTCTTCGCCGTCCTCACGGCAGGGGCGCTGGCGCTCTCTGCATGTGGCGGCGGCGACGACGACAACGAGTCCGGCGGCAGCGACAGCACCGAGTCCCCCGCCGAGTCGAGTGGCGACCCCATCACGGTTGCCTCCGACGCGGAGTTCACGTCGTACAACGGCAACTCCGAGACCGGTAACGGCACCTGGAACGCGTTCGTGCTCAACGGTGTCCAGGACGGCTTCTGGGACTACGGTCCGCAAGGCGAGATCGTCCGCAACGAGGCCTTCGGCACGTACGAGACGACCTCCGAGGACCCGCTGACGGTCCACTACACCTTCGCCGAGGACGCCGTGTGGTCCGACGGCGTGGCGATCGACTGCGACGACCTCCTGCTCGAGTGGGCGACCCAGGGCGCCGGCTACGAGACCGCGGAGATCGGCGAGGACGGCAACCCGATCCCGCTGTTCCGCGTCCCCGGCACCACCGGCTACGACCTCGTGGCCAAGCCGACCTGCCAGCCCGGTGACAAGGAAGTGGACTACGTCTACTCCGAGCCGTTCGCCGACTGGCAGCAGGTGACGAACACCAACATGCTGCCGGCCCACATCGTGGCCGAGCAGGCCGGCATGACGCCGGAGGACCTCGTCACGGCGATCCAGAACGACGACCTCGAGGCCCTCGCGCCGGTCGCGGAGTTCTGGAACACCGGCTGGGACATGGAGCCGGGCGCGCTGCTCGACCCGGCCGTGCTGCCCTCCTCGGGCCCGTACGTGATCGACAGCTGGGAGGCGGGCCAGTCGCTGACGCTCGTCGCCAACGAGAACTACTACGGCGACGCCCCGGCGACCGACACCATCGTCGTCCGGTTCATCCCGCAGGACCAGCAGGTCCAGGCGCTGGCCAACGGCGAGGTCGACGTCATCGCCCCGCAGGTCAGCGTGGACCTCGTCCAGGCGCTCGAGGCTCTGGGCGACCAGGTCACCATGATCACCGGTGACGAGATGACGTGGGAGCACCTCGACTTCAACCAGACGCCGGGTGCGGTCATGGAAGACCCGAACCTGCGTCAGGCGTTCGCCATGTGCGTCCCGCGCCAGCAGATCGTCGACAACCTCATCGCCCCGGCCAACCCCGAGGCGGTCGTCATGAACCTGCGCGAGTTCTTCCCGTGGGACCCGGAGTACGACCAGGTCGTGGGCGCTGCCTACGGCGGCGAGTACGACGAGCCCGACATCGAGGGCGCCAAGGCTCTGATCGACGCCGCCGGTGCGGCCGGTACCCAGGTCCGCATCCTCCGGTCCGACCCGAACCCGCGTCGTGCCGACACGGTCGCGGCCATCAAGGCCTCGTGTGACCAGGCCGGCTTCGAGATCGTCGACACCCCGACCCCCGACCTGGGCGCCGGCATCACCGACGTCACCAGCTACGAGGTCGCGCTGTTCGCGTGGGCCGGCTCCGGTGTCCTGACCTCCGGTGCCTCGCTGTACCGCACCGCCGAGGGCCAGAACCCGTACGGCTACTCCAACCCCGACGTCGACGCGGCCTGGGACGAGCTGGTCGTCACCACCGACGAGGCTCGCCAGGTGGAGCTGCTGACCGAGATCGAGACCAACCTCTGGGCCGACCTCTTCAGCATCCCGCTGTACGCGCACCCGGGTGTCACCGCGCACGCTCCGGACGTCACCGGCGTCCAGCAGAACTCCGCGCAGACCCAGGTGTCGTTCAACATGGAAGAGTGGGCACGCAGCTGA
- a CDS encoding alpha-hydroxy acid oxidase, whose product MTARRRPRWSELRPLLQPGAGPLGLTDRRLARASSVEDLRALARRRAPRAVFDYTDGAAGRELALRRSRQAYARVEFLPRVLQDVSSVDLSTTILGTPSSAPLVFAPTGFTRMMHTEGEPAVARVAARTGLPYALSTMGTTSIERLAAEVPKGRRWFQLYLWRDRAASRDLVERARESGYEALVLTVDTPVPGPRLRDARNGLTIPPSLTARTVAEAVRHPAWWVDLLTTEPLEFASLHRFEGTVAELVARMFDPSATMDDLAWLRSAWPGPLIVKGVQTVADARAVVDGGADAIVVSNHGGRQLDRAPTPLEILPEVADAVGDRAEVYVDGGILSGSDVVAAVALGARAALVGRAYLYGLMAGGERGVQRAADLLLQEAATTLALLGVARIEDLGRNHVRLRPG is encoded by the coding sequence ATGACCGCTCGCCGCCGGCCGCGCTGGTCCGAGCTGCGGCCGCTGCTGCAGCCCGGAGCCGGGCCGCTCGGCCTCACGGACCGCCGCCTGGCGCGGGCGTCCTCCGTCGAGGACCTGCGGGCCCTGGCCCGGCGCCGGGCGCCGCGGGCCGTGTTCGACTACACCGACGGCGCCGCCGGCCGCGAGCTCGCGCTGCGCCGGTCGCGGCAGGCCTACGCCCGGGTCGAGTTCCTGCCGCGGGTGCTCCAGGACGTGTCGTCCGTCGACCTCTCGACGACGATCCTCGGCACTCCCTCGTCGGCGCCGCTCGTCTTCGCACCGACCGGCTTCACCCGGATGATGCACACCGAGGGCGAGCCGGCCGTCGCCCGCGTCGCGGCCCGGACCGGCCTCCCGTACGCCCTGTCGACCATGGGCACGACGTCCATCGAGCGGCTCGCCGCCGAAGTACCCAAGGGCCGCCGGTGGTTCCAGCTCTACCTGTGGCGCGACCGCGCGGCCAGCCGCGACCTGGTCGAACGCGCCCGCGAGAGCGGCTACGAGGCGCTGGTGCTGACCGTCGACACACCGGTCCCGGGGCCGCGCCTGCGCGACGCCCGCAACGGCCTCACCATCCCGCCGTCGCTGACCGCGCGCACGGTCGCCGAGGCGGTCCGGCACCCGGCCTGGTGGGTCGACCTGCTGACCACCGAGCCGCTGGAGTTCGCGTCGCTGCACCGGTTCGAGGGCACCGTCGCCGAGCTGGTGGCGCGCATGTTCGACCCGTCGGCGACCATGGACGACCTCGCCTGGCTGCGGTCGGCCTGGCCCGGGCCGCTGATCGTCAAGGGCGTCCAGACCGTCGCCGACGCCCGAGCCGTCGTCGACGGAGGCGCCGACGCGATCGTGGTCTCGAACCACGGCGGCCGGCAGCTGGACCGCGCGCCGACGCCGCTCGAGATCCTCCCGGAGGTGGCCGACGCGGTGGGCGACCGCGCCGAGGTGTACGTCGACGGCGGCATCCTGTCCGGCAGCGACGTGGTCGCCGCCGTCGCCCTCGGAGCCCGCGCGGCGCTCGTCGGACGGGCCTACCTCTACGGCCTGATGGCCGGCGGCGAGCGCGGGGTGCAGCGGGCCGCCGACCTGCTGCTGCAGGAGGCCGCCACCACGCTCGCGCTGCTCGGCGTGGCCCGGATCGAGGATCTAGGCCGCAACCATGTACGGCTCCGACCGGGCTGA
- a CDS encoding succinate dehydrogenase/fumarate reductase iron-sulfur subunit, with the protein MGYDLQMRVWRGDATGGELVDYTVPVEEGEVVLDALHRIQATQSGDLAVRWNCKAGKCGSCSTEINGKPRLACMTRLSTFEQGETITVTPLRTFPVIRDLVTDVSYNYRVAETIPAFAPQPRPADGAYRMQQVDVERGQEFRKCIECFLCQTVCHVIRDHEENKPAFSGPRFFLRYAELEMHPLDTNDRRQLAREQAGIGLCNITKCCTEVCPEGIHITDNAIIPMKERVVDRSFDPVTWLGRKIFRRDQLEEAQVPQGRAE; encoded by the coding sequence GTGGGATACGACCTGCAGATGAGGGTGTGGCGGGGCGACGCCACCGGCGGGGAGCTGGTGGACTACACCGTCCCCGTCGAAGAGGGCGAGGTGGTCCTCGACGCGCTGCACCGCATCCAGGCGACGCAGTCCGGTGACCTCGCCGTGCGGTGGAACTGCAAGGCCGGCAAGTGCGGCTCGTGCAGCACTGAGATCAACGGCAAGCCGCGGCTGGCGTGCATGACCCGGCTGTCGACGTTCGAGCAGGGCGAGACGATCACGGTGACGCCGTTGCGCACCTTCCCCGTGATCCGCGACCTCGTCACCGACGTCTCGTACAACTACCGGGTCGCCGAGACGATCCCGGCGTTCGCGCCGCAGCCGCGGCCGGCCGACGGCGCCTACCGCATGCAGCAGGTCGACGTCGAGCGCGGCCAGGAGTTCCGCAAGTGCATCGAGTGCTTCCTCTGCCAGACGGTGTGCCACGTCATCCGTGACCACGAGGAGAACAAGCCGGCCTTCTCGGGTCCGCGGTTCTTCCTGCGCTACGCCGAGCTCGAGATGCACCCGCTGGACACCAACGACCGCCGCCAGCTGGCCCGCGAGCAGGCCGGCATCGGGCTGTGCAACATCACCAAGTGCTGCACCGAGGTGTGCCCCGAGGGCATTCACATCACCGACAACGCGATCATCCCGATGAAGGAGCGCGTCGTCGACCGGTCCTTCGACCCCGTCACCTGGCTCGGCCGCAAGATCTTCCGCCGCGACCAGCTCGAGGAGGCGCAAGTCCCTCAGGGGCGCGCAGAATGA
- a CDS encoding ArsR/SmtB family transcription factor, giving the protein MPEAPRRRIDATTLRGLAHPLRVQLYDALVTYGPATATMLAERFGESSASTSYHLRQLAKHGFVEEDPVRGVGRERYWRAYPGGSRLDRYDLSDGASGEAARLVVDEFQRAQSARLEHWLAVGYQQVPREWGAATMNATSHLRLRPEELARLSAELTAVVDAWQDRVADRDAVDGERIVEVQVRTFPVAAQDVP; this is encoded by the coding sequence ATGCCCGAAGCGCCCCGGCGCCGCATCGACGCGACCACCCTGCGCGGTCTCGCGCACCCGCTCCGCGTGCAGCTCTACGACGCGCTGGTCACCTACGGACCTGCGACGGCGACCATGCTGGCCGAGCGGTTCGGCGAGAGCAGCGCCTCCACCAGCTACCACCTGCGGCAACTCGCCAAGCACGGCTTCGTCGAGGAGGACCCGGTCCGCGGCGTCGGGCGCGAGCGGTACTGGCGCGCCTATCCCGGCGGCAGCCGGCTCGACCGCTACGACCTGTCCGACGGCGCCAGCGGCGAGGCCGCCCGGCTGGTGGTCGACGAGTTCCAGCGCGCGCAGTCGGCCCGGCTCGAGCACTGGCTCGCCGTCGGCTACCAGCAGGTGCCGCGCGAGTGGGGCGCGGCGACCATGAACGCCACCTCGCATCTGCGGCTGCGGCCCGAGGAGCTGGCGCGGCTCAGCGCCGAGCTCACCGCCGTCGTCGACGCCTGGCAGGACCGCGTCGCCGACCGCGACGCGGTCGACGGGGAGCGGATCGTCGAGGTACAGGTCCGCACGTTCCCGGTCGCGGCGCAGGACGTCCCGTGA
- a CDS encoding ABC transporter permease, which yields MLVFIVRRVIISFFILLAATFVMYLLTANSGNPLGDLQESRAPNREALIEARIRLLNLETPAPLRYFIWLKGAAGCLVPFVMECDLGQSIMGQDVTALLSVAFTQTLQLVLAATVLAMVLGITVGIVTALRQYSGLDYTVTFSAFLFFSLPIFWVAVLLKEYGAIRFNDWLADPTVPITVAVVLGVISGLFWMIVIAGDRNRRITTFVAAFVASAGALWLLSETQWFADPGLGIVVIAVTSVGLAFLTTAVVAGFTYRNVLYSALASAGVGIVCHFALSSVLEDPSTLTLVLLAAVTVAVGVGIGYAIGGLQRRQAIQAAVLTGLGTGALLFLDRLLGAWSSYSDRVNGRVIATIGARTPNFEGTYWEEGLDRATHLVLPTIAIVLISFATYTRYTRSSMLEVLNQDYVRTARSKGLAERGVIVKHAFRNAMIPITTLMAFDFAGVLSGAVITENVFGWTGLGRLFTDSLNRVDPNPVMGFFLIAGTAAVVFNMLADIAYAFLDPRIRLS from the coding sequence ATGCTGGTCTTCATCGTGCGCAGGGTGATCATCTCCTTCTTCATCCTGCTGGCCGCGACGTTCGTGATGTACCTGCTCACGGCGAACTCGGGTAATCCCCTGGGTGACCTGCAGGAGTCACGGGCGCCGAACCGCGAGGCGCTGATCGAGGCGCGCATCCGGCTGCTGAACCTCGAGACGCCCGCGCCGCTGCGCTACTTCATCTGGCTCAAGGGCGCCGCGGGCTGCCTGGTCCCCTTCGTGATGGAGTGCGACCTCGGCCAGAGCATCATGGGCCAGGACGTCACCGCCCTGCTCAGCGTCGCGTTCACGCAGACGCTGCAGCTGGTCCTCGCGGCCACCGTGCTGGCCATGGTGCTGGGCATCACCGTCGGCATCGTCACCGCGCTGCGGCAGTACAGCGGGCTGGACTACACCGTCACGTTCAGCGCCTTCCTCTTCTTCTCGCTGCCGATCTTCTGGGTCGCGGTGCTGCTCAAGGAGTACGGCGCGATCCGGTTCAACGACTGGCTCGCCGATCCGACGGTCCCCATCACCGTGGCGGTCGTCCTCGGCGTCATCAGCGGCCTGTTCTGGATGATCGTCATCGCGGGCGACCGGAACAGACGCATCACCACGTTCGTCGCGGCGTTCGTCGCCTCGGCCGGCGCGCTGTGGCTGCTCTCCGAGACCCAGTGGTTCGCCGACCCCGGCCTCGGCATCGTCGTCATCGCGGTCACCTCGGTGGGGCTGGCGTTCCTGACCACGGCCGTCGTGGCCGGGTTCACCTATCGCAACGTGCTGTACTCGGCGCTCGCGTCGGCCGGCGTCGGCATCGTCTGCCACTTCGCCCTGAGCTCCGTCCTCGAGGATCCCAGCACCCTCACCCTCGTGCTGCTGGCAGCGGTGACGGTCGCCGTCGGCGTGGGCATCGGCTACGCCATCGGCGGGTTGCAGCGCCGGCAGGCCATCCAGGCCGCCGTGCTCACCGGTCTCGGCACCGGCGCGCTGCTCTTCCTCGACCGCCTGCTGGGCGCCTGGAGCAGCTACTCCGACCGCGTCAACGGACGCGTCATCGCGACCATCGGCGCGCGCACCCCGAACTTCGAGGGCACGTACTGGGAAGAGGGCCTGGACCGCGCCACGCACCTGGTTTTGCCGACCATCGCCATCGTGCTGATCTCGTTCGCCACCTACACCCGGTACACCCGGTCGAGCATGCTCGAGGTGCTGAACCAGGACTACGTGCGCACCGCCCGGTCCAAGGGCCTCGCGGAGCGCGGCGTCATCGTCAAACACGCCTTCCGCAACGCGATGATCCCCATCACGACGCTCATGGCGTTCGACTTCGCGGGCGTCCTGAGCGGGGCCGTCATCACCGAGAACGTCTTCGGCTGGACCGGGTTGGGCAGACTGTTCACCGACTCGCTCAACCGGGTCGATCCGAACCCCGTCATGGGGTTCTTCCTGATCGCCGGAACCGCCGCCGTGGTGTTCAACATGCTGGCCGACATCGCGTACGCGTTCCTCGATCCGCGCATCCGGTTGTCGTGA
- a CDS encoding ABC transporter permease: MSDPTTPGPGSQPAAAATAGDAQGMTVVARTQAQMVRRRFFRHRAAMGGLIALLLIVLLAFSSIGFASIPGWWDKDYFSIATVENGGRPTLSVVPTWLGGSGMHLGEHPFGQDNVGKDYFALTMRGVQQSLTIAFIVGFVGTVIGTLIGASAGYFRGRTEAILMRFTDVMITIPLLVVAAVLGRRYGSSGIVVLGLVIGLVTWTGLARLVRGEFLSLREKEFVEAARAAGTSARRIIVKHMLPNIVGVIIVAATLAIAAAILLEAALSFLGFGVQDPDTSLGKLISNYQTAFSTRPWLFWFPGVFIIAIALSVNFIGDGLRDAFDPRQNRVRD; the protein is encoded by the coding sequence ATGAGCGACCCCACGACTCCCGGCCCCGGCTCCCAGCCGGCGGCCGCCGCCACGGCGGGCGACGCCCAGGGCATGACCGTCGTCGCCCGGACCCAGGCCCAGATGGTCCGGCGCCGGTTCTTCCGGCACCGCGCCGCCATGGGCGGGCTGATCGCGCTGCTGCTGATCGTGCTGCTGGCGTTCAGCTCCATCGGCTTCGCGAGCATCCCCGGCTGGTGGGACAAGGACTACTTCTCCATCGCCACCGTCGAGAACGGCGGCCGGCCGACGCTCAGCGTCGTCCCGACCTGGCTCGGCGGCAGCGGCATGCACCTCGGCGAGCACCCGTTCGGCCAGGACAACGTCGGCAAGGACTACTTCGCGCTGACCATGCGCGGTGTGCAGCAGTCGCTGACCATCGCGTTCATCGTCGGCTTCGTCGGCACGGTCATCGGCACTCTCATCGGCGCCTCCGCCGGCTACTTCCGGGGCCGCACCGAGGCCATCCTGATGCGCTTCACCGACGTCATGATCACCATCCCGCTGCTGGTCGTCGCCGCCGTCCTCGGCCGCCGCTACGGCAGCTCCGGCATCGTGGTGCTGGGCCTGGTCATCGGGCTGGTCACGTGGACCGGACTGGCCCGGCTGGTCCGCGGCGAGTTCCTCTCGCTGCGCGAGAAGGAGTTCGTCGAGGCCGCCCGCGCGGCCGGCACGTCGGCCCGGCGCATCATCGTCAAGCACATGCTGCCGAACATCGTCGGCGTCATCATCGTCGCCGCCACTTTGGCCATCGCGGCGGCGATCCTGCTCGAGGCTGCGCTGTCGTTCCTGGGCTTCGGCGTGCAGGACCCGGACACGTCGCTGGGCAAGCTGATCAGCAACTATCAGACGGCGTTCTCGACCAGACCCTGGCTGTTCTGGTTCCCCGGCGTGTTCATCATCGCGATCGCCCTGTCGGTGAACTTCATCGGCGACGGGTTGCGCGACGCCTTCGACCCTCGACAGAACCGGGTGCGTGACTGA